The proteins below come from a single Saccharophagus degradans 2-40 genomic window:
- a CDS encoding glycosyltransferase gives MKYLHLSLSADKGGAAISAMRLHESMLDNRMDSVFLSLKAGPDSDKVLPRIIFCIQKLYFLFFRLFQCADKKDSIRSFNVLPTGVSRVLNKYNYDVLVVHWVGAELVSLGELSSLKKRVYVVAHDLWWVGGCSHISEKFQAKNRGVMYCFERYSAKIKRELLMSKNVTVIAPSDWMRQKLLDCYYSDSAQFESPEACRLFPTIPNIIPYSILDCPSTLGRVSCGRTVIILGAADVNSWHKGGDLILAFLTMMNRVDCYVKIFGALDKFINDKALLFENVEVLGELSNKSLISCLSEADIYVSLSRVDNLPNVVLEALAVGCYIVGFKVGGMPNIITNNKLGLLSNTIDVGNLVWLIDRVGAGVLQSRAYRRQHVRKTYSPEAVLQQIELLS, from the coding sequence GTGAAATATTTACATTTATCCTTATCTGCTGACAAGGGAGGAGCGGCAATATCTGCTATGCGACTTCATGAAAGCATGCTAGATAATCGAATGGATTCTGTGTTTTTAAGTTTGAAGGCTGGTCCAGATTCGGATAAGGTTTTGCCGAGGATTATTTTTTGTATTCAAAAGCTATATTTCTTGTTTTTTAGGTTGTTTCAGTGCGCGGATAAAAAGGATAGCATTCGATCGTTTAATGTCCTCCCTACCGGCGTCTCTCGTGTTTTGAATAAATATAATTATGATGTGTTGGTAGTACACTGGGTCGGGGCTGAACTCGTTTCGTTGGGTGAGTTAAGCTCGTTGAAAAAGCGAGTGTACGTTGTTGCTCATGATTTATGGTGGGTTGGAGGGTGTTCACATATTTCTGAAAAGTTTCAAGCAAAGAATAGAGGAGTGATGTATTGCTTTGAGCGCTATTCGGCGAAAATAAAAAGAGAGTTATTGATGTCGAAAAATGTAACTGTGATTGCGCCTAGTGATTGGATGAGGCAAAAATTGTTAGATTGCTACTATTCGGATTCTGCTCAATTTGAATCTCCCGAAGCGTGCAGATTATTTCCTACAATACCAAATATAATTCCATATTCAATTTTGGATTGCCCATCTACTCTTGGAAGAGTAAGTTGTGGAAGGACTGTGATAATTTTAGGTGCAGCTGATGTTAACTCATGGCACAAGGGGGGGGATCTTATTTTAGCATTTTTAACAATGATGAATAGAGTTGACTGCTATGTTAAAATATTTGGTGCGCTTGATAAATTTATAAATGACAAAGCGCTGTTGTTTGAGAATGTGGAGGTATTGGGTGAGCTAAGCAATAAGAGTCTCATATCCTGCTTAAGTGAAGCGGATATTTATGTCTCTCTTTCGAGGGTTGATAATTTGCCAAATGTGGTTTTGGAGGCTCTTGCAGTTGGTTGTTATATTGTCGGATTTAAGGTTGGCGGTATGCCCAATATTATTACTAATAATAAGCTTGGCTTGCTTTCCAATACTATTGATGTCGGAAATTTAGTTTGGCTAATAGATAGGGTTGGGGCGGGGGTGCTGCAATCGCGTGCGTATCGTCGACAGCATGTTAGAAAAACATATTCGCCAGAAGCTGTTTTGCAACAAATTGAATTGTTGTCATGA
- a CDS encoding acyltransferase, producing the protein MPIKNIAKAILKLFGYIISSYYVAKFKTSLFHYKDIAISVSTFNGLLGVYVRRYFYSSTLKKCGDGLTVFFGAYICYEDVAIGNDCTIEEYSLLSRCELGNDVVIAAGVSVMSGAHHHNIRDLDTLFRKSQGLLKTVRIGDNTWIGTKSVIMNDIAANSIVGAGAVVTRPVNEFDIVAGVPAKVIGSRKA; encoded by the coding sequence ATGCCAATTAAGAATATAGCAAAAGCAATACTAAAGCTTTTTGGTTATATTATATCGTCTTACTATGTGGCGAAGTTTAAAACGTCTTTGTTTCACTATAAGGATATTGCTATTTCCGTTTCCACATTTAATGGCCTTTTAGGGGTTTATGTGCGTAGGTATTTTTACAGTTCTACTTTAAAAAAATGTGGCGATGGTTTGACTGTTTTCTTTGGGGCTTATATTTGTTATGAGGATGTGGCAATAGGAAACGATTGTACTATTGAAGAGTATAGTCTCTTATCAAGATGTGAGCTTGGTAATGATGTGGTGATTGCGGCCGGAGTATCTGTGATGAGTGGGGCGCATCATCATAATATTCGGGATTTGGATACGCTATTCAGAAAGTCTCAGGGCTTGTTGAAGACCGTCCGAATTGGAGATAATACATGGATTGGTACAAAATCTGTAATAATGAATGATATAGCTGCAAACTCTATCGTTGGTGCTGGTGCTGTTGTAACTCGTCCCGTGAATGAGTTTGACATAGTGGCTGGTGTGCCTGCGAAAGTAATAGGCAGTCGTAAGGCATAG
- a CDS encoding glycosyltransferase family 2 protein, which produces MVNTKHYNSTSVIIPASTSVEYLTESVGSLVGNAEFILEVLIVFSNFPESEAIIACDSLSVFQSSLDIKYIYDDALESNGATARNAGILKALGDYVAFLDDDDYWMADKLKCYFDFLSNVQYEEYLLFSPVIKCRRGEKGGVIGSNYRGQDISNYLFLDKGVVQTSSWLMPIVVARNVMFNPRLVRHQDYDFCLRAQKLGVSFCMFPVAKSYWVENESKNFISKGAKFEFCKKWVIEYQELITEEALIGYFAKDFFYVAYKERRVAGFWVFCVQQLGLAKAIKLIRLLWGYYAN; this is translated from the coding sequence ATGGTAAATACAAAGCATTACAATTCTACTAGTGTCATAATCCCGGCCAGTACAAGTGTTGAATATTTGACAGAATCAGTAGGCTCGCTGGTAGGTAATGCAGAGTTTATTCTAGAGGTTTTAATTGTATTTAGTAATTTTCCAGAAAGTGAAGCAATAATTGCTTGCGATTCGTTGTCCGTTTTTCAAAGCTCTTTGGATATAAAATATATATACGATGATGCTCTGGAAAGTAATGGGGCAACAGCCAGAAATGCAGGTATTTTAAAGGCTCTAGGTGACTATGTTGCTTTCTTAGATGATGATGATTATTGGATGGCGGATAAGTTGAAGTGTTATTTTGACTTCTTGTCTAACGTTCAGTATGAAGAGTATTTACTCTTTTCACCAGTCATAAAATGTAGACGTGGTGAGAAGGGGGGTGTGATAGGCTCAAACTATAGGGGGCAAGATATATCTAATTATCTGTTTTTAGATAAAGGCGTTGTACAAACAAGCTCGTGGTTAATGCCAATAGTGGTCGCTAGAAACGTAATGTTCAACCCCAGGTTGGTGAGGCATCAGGATTACGATTTTTGCTTGCGAGCTCAAAAATTAGGCGTCTCATTTTGTATGTTTCCGGTCGCAAAATCCTATTGGGTGGAAAACGAAAGTAAAAACTTTATATCAAAGGGTGCGAAATTTGAGTTTTGTAAGAAATGGGTGATTGAATACCAAGAGTTAATTACAGAGGAAGCTTTGATCGGGTATTTTGCTAAAGATTTTTTTTACGTTGCATACAAAGAGCGTCGAGTTGCAGGTTTTTGGGTGTTTTGTGTGCAGCAGTTAGGTTTGGCTAAAGCGATCAAATTGATTCGATTGTTATGGGGGTATTATGCCAATTAA